In Esox lucius isolate fEsoLuc1 chromosome 22, fEsoLuc1.pri, whole genome shotgun sequence, the genomic window caagcaacaacaatgaaaCTACAAATCTTGTTAAAAACAGTTACATTATTAGCAAAACTGGGCtttattctcactgattaaaatgaatttgattAAGACTTTTGTGGTTTTAGATGCTAGACCTGACAATTGTATTTGAATTAAATTAGTTTTAATTGACCAGGCCCCCTCAACACATATCAGGCACTTCGCATTACCCTTCCCATGGTGACGATGGATTAGCTTGATGGTTAAGCTTGATTAGATGACGCGTAGTTGGCACGGTGTGTTGTGTGCAGCCAGAGGTCCTTTTATATGGGCATTGGGTCCACCAGGCACCTTGCACACCTTTGTGTTAAATTGCACGAGTCATCACCAGGCCCACGTGGCGGTTGTATTCACTGCACACCTCAATTAGTTACTACTGGATGCCGAATGCAGCTTTGGGGCCTCGACATACATATTTCTTCCACGTTGTTCTGTTTTCACTAGAAATCGAACATTCTGTAGAATCCGTTTGGCTTAAACTATTCATGTACGTCATATGCCAGTGGTTTGTGGTGGCAAACTACGGTTACAGTTCATTTGAAATGGGTCAAACTCAATTAACTTTGTTTCACCTAGAGAACACTCAGTAACACTTCATTTTAAGTTgcacaaacaacatattttccctgcatttcattttgaccagttttttttcaattcaCTGCTTTTTGTTATACATTAACTGACATCAAATTTGACAGTTCTGTGTTGTTGCATTGTGGTTAAAAATATCTAGCTACAGAGTTGTTGCTATCATAAAGGTTAGCTTTTTATCAAAAAACAGGAATGCTTTTTTAACtaattgaaataaattataaGATGTTTACATTTCAACTCAAACCAATTAGGTTTTAGCAGAAggaaaaataatttatatattgtGAGTTATTATTTTGAGGAATGTGACTCTTTTAGGACTCATTTGGAGGAAGACAGATTATTATTTGACAACTTGCTggttcttctttttttataagactgaccaatcagatcagagGACAAAATCATTGACAGGTTAACACGGAATTCATAAAACAATACTGATTCTATACATTTTAGaatcaagaaaaataaataaaataaaataaataatccagTAATCTAACACCGctaataatacaattaaaacaCTTTGGGGGGAGATCAAGTGTAGCTAGGCTAAGGTGGAAACATGACCCCATATGGCCCTGCTCTGTGGCACAACATAAAAGGATGACTCATGGAATTCTAGTACAATGCATATGGAGATGTGAAAGCTATCCAAGGTATAAAAGGTAGAGAGGTTgatggtccagtgttccatctGAGATCGGATCAGCTTTAGGATCAACACCATCATGACCATGGGCAAGGTAAGTGCCACAATGTCTCCACGCCTTTCTTTCTGGCACTACCCGTGCAGCGGTGCATTCCGGAGAAAACCCTCAGACAAAAGACACCGGTAATCCAGTGAGGGCGGTCATTAGTGCGCTCATTTAATGTGCTTGTCCACGCAGATCATCTTCTACGAGGACAGGAACTTCCAGGGACGTTCCTATGAGACCAGCTCTGACTGCCCTGAGCTGACCTCTTACCTGAGCAGGTGCAACTCCTGCAGGGTGGAGAGCGGCTGCTTCATGGTCTATGAGCGCCCTAACTTCATGGGTCATCAGATGATGGTTAGGAGAGGCGAGTACCCCGACAACCAGCGCCTGATGGGCATGACCATGAGTGACTGCATCAGATCTTGCCGTCACATCCCCAGTGTAAGTCCATGAGCACGTAGCACGTTCAGAAAATGTCATTTCAACAAGTCGTACAATAGTTTCAACAAGACTGTACCTTGAATCCGTGAGCCTGTGCATTCAATGTTCTTCTGACATGTTATCATTATTCATCAACAGTACAGGGGACCATTCAGAATGAGGCTGTACGAACGGGAGAACTTCGGAGGTCAGATGCACGAGCTGAATGACGACTGTGAGTCCATCCAGGAGCGCTACCGTATGTCCGACTGCCAGTCCTGCAACGTGATGGACGGCCACTGGCTCCTGTACGAGCAGCCCCATTACAGAGGCAAGCAGATGTACGTGAGACCTGGAGAGTACAGGAACCTCAGAGAGATGGCAAACAGCTCCATGAGTAGATTCATGTCAATGAGACGCATCATGGATTCCTGTTGAAGCATTTTTGTTTAAGTTaattaaaatattcattttaaattcaCCTGATGTATCCAAGTCCTTTTAGAACCAATGtacaacaataacatcacaaaTTAAGTGTAAGAAATTATTGAGACAAGTGTATAAAATCTGATTTCTGACAGCAAGTGAATACCCTTACAAAGTGGAGATATTAGTGGAGACTTATTTAAAAAGAGGCCCATTAATGAAGGCACTTTGTCAGAGTTGGTAGCACCACATTCGAaagcaaatactttttttgtattagcTAACAGGACAAACACAATTTGTTTCTCTAAGATGAGCTTCTTCATTACTGCTTATCACGTTTGCCAAATATCACAACTCAATATCAGCGTTGACTGTGTCCAACCCAGAACATAAAGCCACAATGACATAGCATGAACATTTTGTCCTGTCCTACTGCACCACAAAGTGGCCAAATTCAACCTGACCTGACAGTTACTTTAcctgagcatgtgtgccaaatgttAAACACATCAAAACATATTAACTTGTGGTTGATTTTTATGCATTCATGTGCCAGATGCCCACTTCAATGTTCATTGGTCTGAAGTGGCCATGTTGTTTGACGTACATTTGGTGCTACAGTGGTAGTGTTCTAACAGTTTTTCTCATGGCAGCCTTGATGCATCCTTGATACAAAATGTCTACTCCCAGAGGATGAACTTATTGTACCAAATTCACAGGTCTGACTAGGTTAGGGTTAGCTTTCAAAGTTGGCATTTTCCAAGCAAAATTGTTTGAAAGACATTTTCTCAACTTTCTGAACATCATTACAATGTCTTGTTATGGTGCAACCATTTCCCCATTTGGCATGGCTTTGAAATGGTGTCAAAGTTGGCCTTAGCGTGAGTGACCATATAATTGTATGGTTGTGAATAAATTAAGTATTTATAATCTTTTGACCTTAGCTAATCAAAAACTGAAAAGGCAAAAAAGGTCAGCCTCCCAACAAACCATTAGTTCTGAGTACTTTGTGTAGTTTCTATATGTTGATTATATGCAGCCCACAACGCCAAATGTGATGCTCCATCAATGAGCTAGCCATTTAGCAGCTGTAGTAACATTTCATCACAATGGACAAGTTTCCCCGAAGCAGTAATTGCATTGTTTTGCCCTGAATCAGAGCAGTATCAAGACAGCTGTACACTGAGCTGTCCCACAACAATGTTATGATGTTTGATTAGTATGTATTGATTAGTGCTTCTATACGCAACATGTGGGTGAAAGCGTTGTTGGAGAATATAAAATTGATAGACTAAGCAAATTTATCTAACGACTACAGTGCTGGGAATTTTACATGATTGGCTTATTATTACTCATTACGTTTTCACCAGACGTTCCGTATATTGTCTGGAAATTAGATAATTTCACTGAAAAAATACTCTGGTCAATCTTGGGATAGCTGTAAATTTTGGTTGCACCCTCCTTGgcttgttgtgttgttgtgttattaTACAGTTTTGTATtaactttgctagctagctatgttttTTGGAAGCAAGCAAGATGTACATACATTAGTAATGTCATGGAGTAATTGCGGGCGCATGGAATAGCCGAGTATTTGGATAGTTTTACTACCTAGTTGCTTCCTGACATTATTACATTTGCTGGTGGTGTATTTTATAAAACTGGTCCTTTGGTATTGactattacattttgttgttagcGATGCTTCTTAATATCCTCAGTGATGATAATGCAGGTGTAGCACTTAGCTTGAACTAAGTATGTATTATTACCAAGATTTAGTGTCAACATAGCAAAACTAGCAAAGCATAGTGACAATATAAAATTGCCCTCCCAGTGTTGTGCCAGTGCATACAACAGTGGCGTCTTTAGCCCTGGgcgtctggggctatagccccggctcttttatgaatagccccagatcttttatgaatagccccgaaTTTCAAATGGAccaaaattaataataatagaagaatcgcccctgatctattcatctgtaattccgaTCGAGCGTTGTGaaaatgtagacgtgtaggccgctagcgtgtacatcgaaaaattccacatgtacattcaaaaccctgtactttctgtcccggtggcctaagccccgaatgtattgtgatcctagcgacgcttCTGGCATACAATAGTGACTTATCCAGAAGCAGAACTTCTGCTTCACCACTAGGTCATTTACGAAATGTATCAGCTTTGTTGATGACATTCCTTTGGGATACCCTttagataaaaataaaatttttcAAGTAATTAATGGTATGATGAGATTGGCAGTTTATAGGAATGTTAGAAAAGGGCTAAAAcattgcaaatatattttttgggcAGTATAgataacaatgttttctgtagcTTTATACACCGAGTAGTTGTTCCCACACAATATATCTATTTTATGTAGCTATTTTGGATCAAATGAATTTAAGTTCAATTCATGAACTTATCATGactatttgttttgtgttttcatatAGGCCATGCATTATTCTGTTGCCTGGTGGACATAAAAAGGTTTTAAGTCTAGACACTAATGTTCTTGTAAACATTACAGTTGCGCTGCACCTTCATCAGCGCACTAAAGTGACAGTATTTACCATTACGTTTGCTTTGAGAAAAACATAGTTGCAATACGTGTTTGTGTCAGATGTGAACGAGGTCTACATTTGTGGACATACTCTCCATAACATACATCTCTAACAAGGGAGAGGCTATCAATGTACGATCAAAACGTGACAAAATATGATCATTCACTTGACGTAACAAGTTAAGGCATGTTCGTACATAGACAATGACTCGTGTTTTCTATTATAGGAAATTTATTCAGAATGTAAGGACAATAGAAATGTCAGAATCAATTACTCTGACCCTCGCAGGAATCCATGATACGCCTCATGGAGCTATACCTATTCATGGAGCTGTTTCCCATCTCTCTGAGGTTCCTGTACTCTCCAGGTCTCACGTACACCTGCTTGCCTCTGAAGTGGGGCTGCTCGTACATGAGCCAGTGGCCGTCCATCACGTTGCACGACTGGCAGTTTGACATTCGGTAGCGCTCCTGGATGGACTCGCAGTCGTCCATCAGCTCATGCATCTGACCTCCGAAGTTCTCCCTCTCGTAGACCTGCATCCTGAACGGTCCGTTGTgctgcatattttttttataaagacaCGTTTAAATATGAAGCtgaccaaatatatttttttaagttgtcTCTTTagataattatatattataacaCATAAGCGTGACTACaagcaaatgtttgtttttcttgatgCGGTGTAAATGCATCGTTTATCCGTTGTTGCGATGTGGAGGCATCTTACGTGAGGGATCATGCGGCAGGAGCGGATGGAGTCTGTCATTCCCATACACTGGTAGTCGGTgtactctcctctcctcaggaAGTACTGGTTTCCCTGGAAGTTGGAACGGTCGTAAACCATGAAGCAGCCGCTCTCCACTCTGCAGGAGTTGCACTTGCTCAGGTAGGGTGTCAGCTCAGGGCAGTCAGAGCTGGTCTCATAGGAACGACCCTGGAAGTTCCTGTCCTCGTAGAAGATGATCTAAAGCCAACGCATGGAGATGGATACAGAGCCTCAAATCCAAGTTATTTTAATCGACTAATGATATACATATTAATACATAAAcgatttattttgaaagaagaACGATAGCATGTTATTGCCATAAGTATATTAATAATGACATTATATAAATGTAGGAATAAGAGTGGAAAATTAACCAGTCAGGCCTACAATCTGTCTTAAAGTATAGCATTTCAAATgctgaaaatgaaaacagtcAGGTAGAAAGACTGGTTCATGTCCAAACATAACAATTGTATAACATGaccattataaaataaataaagtaaattTGCCAAAGCATTAGGCAGAAAAGCGAACTATATAATTTGGCAAAACCCCACTGTACCTTGCCCATGGTGTTTTTTAGATGCAGCACTGGGATGATGTCCAATAGACCATGCTTATCGTGGCTTTTATACTTTATAGGCTTTCAAATAGCTTTTTGTCATTCAAATTCCAGAACCTGATGAATAAGCAGGATGCTTCTTGCTGCTGATTTTGTGCAGCTGTGCCCTTGCCTGGCACAAGTATGGATACATGTGTGGGCATAAAGACTGGAATTGCTATGGGATCATAACAATttacattatgtttttttaacatgttttccAAGCATATTTACAAACAATTGTTAAGATATTTATTTGACATAAGCACGCATTTGAAGAGTCCATCTCATTTGCCCATCATTAGTTTAGAGTATAAAATATATTGggatattttttgtattaaattGTTCGGCAATAAATATTCTACTTAATGGTCATGTATGGATTTTTAAATACacttaatatactgtatacacaaaataataaagtgTCAGCTCAAAATGTCTTCACAGATGGGAAGACATTTATACAGCCTTAATGTTGGCTTTCATGTCACTCAGTTCCTTCAGAGTGAAGCCGTGTACACTATATTATCTCAGCAGCATGAGAATCCACCGCGGATAATGTTGATGTCACCATGACAACTGTTTTGAAAGGTATATGTCAACAATCCTGGGAGCAGATGGGGTTAGAAGGTCATGCTTGGTTAAACCTACATTGATTCCGCCTATAGGGGAAGAGAGGTCAGGGCAACGCACAGTAAGAAAACAAACCTAACAGTTTACAGCATTGTTAAAAGCATGCAGCGAAGCAACCGCTAATGACAGGGCGGATGCTTGACAACTCTACTAATCCAGCAGGGCCAGATCACTGAACAGGCCTGCAAGGCATGTGCTCCCAGAAACTACATTatactttatttatatatatatatatatatatatatatatatatatagagagagagagagagagagagagagagagatatttaataaaatagataggaattatcttttaaatgccctgtaaaaaaaataaattctacaAAATTTGCAAAATAGCATTATAGAACtgcttgtttttctgtctgcccCATTGTAATAAGCTGAAATATAGGAAGTTATCTTTAGGTCTCTGAGGTTTGTGCCTCGAGATCCCAAATGCGTTTGTCCGGCCCTTATTGTGATGGGTATTTTAGAACTCTTTGTTTGAATTACATTCAATTAAGTCCCGTCTAATGAGTATGAAGGAAAAACTGCATTCATACTTGAATCAATATTAGGCCTACATAGTAATATGACAATAATCTAGAAGTGTAACTAAAAGCACATTTTCCAGTATTTTCAATATCAAGGTTTGGAGTTCAATTACCTATCACTGAGATTTTCATTGAGTAGACATTTAATATAAGTCTATATCCTCTTCAGTTTCTCGCAAAGGAATTATTTCATCTCCAATCAGTATGAAGTATCTCTTAGAAAATGAACCAGAGAAATTGTCTTGCCAATGTCAACATCCACTTGTCAACATCAGGTATCAACTAAAATAGAAGGGAAGTTACAGATGTTTGCAAAAAAAAGTACAATAGCACATTAACTTTGATATCAGCCCAAGAAGATACTTGATCTGATCCATTTTCCTGAAAAGTGTAGTGGAATAAGAAGCACAATCCATagattcaaataaataataataaaccaaaTGTTTCCTTTGACTGTTTTCTTTATTACATTCTCTACATTACATTCCCGGTTCCAGCAACTGTTTGATATTGGGTCATTAGATTGTAACAAAAGAGAAATCAAACATGACCAAACCATTTTGCTGATATGCAAATCAGGCTCATTTGGATATCAAAGGGTTTCCAGACTCTGCACATTTTGTTTAAACATAAATGCCTTGACAGTGCTGCCACCAAGAAAGTAATttacagtgctggaaaatggtCAAGGTGAGGCATTAGAAAATAGTCGGCTGCCTATATATCAGGGATGATAGAACTTCGATACATGTATCTTTGGAATATACTTAGGCtaaacattgtaaatgttgAGCACTGACATCTATGTTCATTTATATCCACTGATAGGGAGCCGTTATTCTTCAAATacctgcaaaaacaaaatatacaacGTGATCATAGAAACGCGATGTCTTTGAGAATACATTCTGAATACAGGTGGGATCCAACATGCGATACCTTTTCATCTAAAACTCACCGCAGACTGTTCCTTCCTTTCTTAGATCACATTCTACGAGGAGAAGAATTTCCAGGGCCGTTGCTATGACTGCAGCGCCGACTGTGCCGACCTGCACTCCTATTTCAGCCGCTGCAATTCGGTTAGAGTGGAGAGTGGGGCATGGGTCCTTTATGAGAAGCCTAACTACGCGGGCTACCAGTACATCCTGAGTCCAGGGGAGTACACTGATAACCAACAGTGGATGGGCTTCAATGATAGCATCAAGTCTTGCCGTTCCATCAAAAACGTAAGATTATTCCTCGCATGTCCATGTTCTTGTACATCTTCAAATTTGAGTAATACAAAAGCATTTGTTTCCCATTCATTGCAGGAGCTTATTAAGCAATATCAAAATGACTGAATTATTTTCTCTGAattgtatatatacaaatacGATGATATAACGTTCTAGGAGGTGAGCTTATACTGCTGTTGTCTAATATTGTACAAA contains:
- the LOC105023158 gene encoding gamma-crystallin M3-like, with protein sequence MTMGKIIFYEDRNFQGRSYETSSDCPELTSYLSRCNSCRVESGCFMVYERPNFMGHQMMVRRGEYPDNQRLMGMTMSDCIRSCRHIPSYRGPFRMRLYERENFGGQMHELNDDCESIQERYRMSDCQSCNVMDGHWLLYEQPHYRGKQMYVRPGEYRNLREMANSSMSRFMSMRRIMDSC
- the LOC105023159 gene encoding gamma-crystallin M3-like, whose protein sequence is MGKIIFYEDRNFQGRSYETSSDCPELTPYLSKCNSCRVESGCFMVYDRSNFQGNQYFLRRGEYTDYQCMGMTDSIRSCRMIPHHNGPFRMQVYERENFGGQMHELMDDCESIQERYRMSNCQSCNVMDGHWLMYEQPHFRGKQVYVRPGEYRNLREMGNSSMNRYSSMRRIMDSCEGQSN